A stretch of Episyrphus balteatus chromosome 2, idEpiBalt1.1, whole genome shotgun sequence DNA encodes these proteins:
- the LOC129912270 gene encoding uncharacterized protein LOC129912270 — MSKLADWAIKFTMGSGSCWNYGIENCLRIAFRQLNQTMHALLNFNLDGLPLFRSSKFQFWPILMIIANIPEIRPMAVAIYFGDAKPPSSEEFLRQHVNEINVLILNGIDLANGSQILIKVNAYIADTPARAFIKCVKTHTAYHSCIKCNVIGEFDRSGKHMSFPRLDCPRRTHLDFISKTDEDHHLWDSRTMQYYHTPLEEIQGIDMIKNFPIADSMHLIELGITKRCLNGWVNGSYNFRTKLPAHETNSISTWLKIGNDWLPSEITRQARGLDTLSFWKSIKYRTFLLYLGPVIMKHFLPYAFYNHFWYLVLATTTIYSCEVYIEVPTILNVARDLMNDYVEEFIILYGSDSISSNAHNLIHVDDDVLNFGSLRNMSASPFESTL; from the exons ATGTCTAAATTGGCTGATTGGGCTATTAAATTTACAATGGGATCCGGTTCATGCTGGAACTATGGCATTGAAAACTGTTTGCGCATTGCATTTCGTCAATTAAATCAAACAATGCATGCTCTTCTAAATTTCAATCTTGACGGATTACCTCTCTTTCGAAGTAGTAAATTCCAATTTTGGCCAATTTTAATGATTATAGCCAATATACCTGAAATTAGACCAATGGCTGTAGCAATTTATTTCGGCGATGCTAAGCCACCATCTAGCGAAGAGTTTTTGAGACAACATGTTAATGAAATTAATGTTCTAATTTTGAATGGAATAGATTTAGCAAACGGATCACAAATATTGATCAAGGTCAATGCGTATATTGCAGACACCCCAGCTCGGGCATTTATCAAAT GCGTCAAGACACACACCGCATACCATAGTTGCATAAAGTGTAATGTTATTGGAGAATTTGATCGATCAGGAAAACATATGAGCTTTCCTAGATTAGATTGTCCACGAAGAACTCATTTGGATTTTATAAGCAAAACCGATGAAGATCATCACTTATGGGATTCCAGAACGATGCAATACTACCACACCCCTCTTGAGGAAATTCAAGGCATTGACATGATCAAAAACTTCCCTATAGCTGATTCGATGCATTTAATTGAACTAG GTATTACAAAACGCTGTTTAAATGGATGGGTTAATGGATCATACAACTTCCGAACTAAGCTGCCAGCCCATGAAACGAATTCTATATCAACATGGCTCAAAATTGGCAACGACTGGCTACCATCTGAAATCACAAGACAGGCTCGAGGTCTCGACACATTATCGTTCTGGAAATCTATAAAATACCGAACATTTTTATTGTACCTTGGGCCAGTtataatgaaacattttttgccaTATGCGTTTTATAACCATTTTTGGTATTTAGTTTTGGCAACGACGACGATATATTCGTGCGAAGTATATATAGAAGTTCCTACAATTCTTAACGTTGCTAGAGATTTGATGAATGATTATGTGGAAGAATTTATAATTCTATATGGAAGTGACTCTATCAGCTCAAATGCACATAATTTGATACATGTTGATGATGACGTTCTGAATTTTGGATCGTTGCGAAATATGTCTGCATCTCCATTTGAAAGTACGCTGTAA